ACCTCTGGTCATATGTCTACTGCTATCATGGTTCATGGACTGAATTTGTTGAAGAAAGTAGCCTTTTCTCTTAGACTTGATGTTTCAGAGATGGCTCACCTGATTTTCTGCCCAGCGTTTGGCTACTCAAACTCAGTATTCATGAATGCACCACCCAGATTTAACAAATGTTCCTATTTATTTCTATTGAAATCTCTTTGTAGAACTACTTTGTATTTGCCTGTCCTTGAACaagctacattttattttatttcacgaGACTTCTGTGGTATAGGGTCAGAATTATTAACTAGGAGCTTATATAGTTGTGTATTGCAAAATTCGGATTATGGGTCTTGTAACATCTGAATCAACATCCGGGTTCCTGGGCATTCCTCCAGCTGCAAAATCTAGCTAGTTGGTTAAATCCTCTCTGCTTTCCCAATGCAGGTTTTATGAAGGccgacaacccattttggctatAATGGATCCAGACATAATAAAAACAGTGCTGGTGAAGGAATGTTACTCTACCTTCACAAACCATCAGGTAGGCACCcgtttttaaaattacttcaacatttatttatatatttatacatttggtaggtgttttgatgtgtgtgtgatattttctttatccattcacctATTGATAGGCACCTATGATGATTActattggttgtcaacttgacatacctagaaaagggaacctcagttgaagaATTTCCTCTGTTGAATAGGCCTACCATCATGTCTACGAGGCATTTTCCTGATTGTTAAATGGTGTAGAAGTGCCCAGCCCACTATGTGTGGTACCATTCCTAGGCGGAATggcctggactgtataagaaaggtTGCTGAAAAAGAGGCTGGGATCAAGCTGGGAACCAGCATGCCTCTGTTGATTTCTGCTTCACGCTCTTGCCTGGAgtccctgccttggctttccaTATTGATAGATTACAACTTGTGaagtaaaacaaaccctttcctctaaAACCTGCTCTGGTCATGGAGTTTATTAcagtagcagaaaaaaaaaaaactagaacaaTATCTAAGATGATTCTGCAGCATAGCTTTTGTGAGTAGATCCACCAAAAATACACCGTGTACAGGTGTGTTTGATATGCTGGGTTCAATTCCTTTCCACTTATACCCAGCATTAGTGAAGTGAATTATGTGGTAGTTAAAAAACATTTAGGCTTATAAGGATAAGCTGCTTTCTATGGTGTCTGCAGAAATTAACACTCCCATCAGTAATGTAATACAATAGTTCATTTTCCCATATATCTTTACTAACATTTGTTGTTTAACAGGAGTCTTTCCAGAAGAGGGGGAaactcggttttttttttttttttttttttttttttttgaaaattgtatttgAAGGATGCTCACACACCTACTTTTCCTTTTGTGAATTATGCTTTGGCAGCATGTCAGAAAATAAACCTCCTTGTtggttgattgtttttctttgataaaCTTTACAGTTTTATTTAAATCTAAGTCTGCAATCTATTTTgtgttaagttttatttttttattttattttttttcgagacagagtttctctgtgtagtcccggctgtcctggaactcactctgtagaccaggctggcctcgaactcagaaatccgcctgcctctgcctcccaagtgctgggattaaaggtgtgtgccaccaccgcccggctgtgttAAGTTTTATGTGAAGTATTAGATTTAAGGCAagattctttttcctctttttttcttccatctttccagtTTATCTGACACAATTAAGTCACTTTTACACCTGTGGGAGAAAAATACCTagggtctgggaagatggctcagtgtataaaAGCATTTAGAACCCAAGCTCTTAGTGGTGTTAAGCTCCATAGAACTTATGTAAAAGCTGAACACAGTAGCACATACATCTGTACCCCGAGTACACACCTCTGAGGAAATGGATGTAAAGACAGAATTTCTGAAAGACTACAGGCTAAATGTCCTGGCCAAAGTGCTGGGAAACCATAGACCCCGTCTCAAACAAGACTGAAAAGTGAAAACCAGCATCCAAAGGTTGTCGTCTGATCACTACACATGTCATAGCACACACACCTATACTCATATGaaaatgtacacacattcacaaaaaacacaaacaaatcagtgAAGGAAACATTCTGGTGTGGAATTGTAGCAGATTAGAATTCAAAGAGTCCATTCATTAGGGTAATAGTTTAATGGTTGTATTGAAGGTcctagaaaaaattaaaatcatttgtaGCTGTGTCTGTGGATGGGCCACTCGTTTACTGTTGTATACCATAGAAGAGCTGTGTTTCTCCATCCTACAATGgtacaaattcttttttttttccttttaaaaaaattatttattcactttacatcctgtccCCTCCTGGTCCTGCTTCCACagttcctctccccatcccccattctcttctcctctgagagggtggaggaccCCTGTGGGTATCCCtccactctggcacatcaagtctctgtggggctaggtgcatcctctcccactaaggccaaacaaggcagcctgTCTAGAAGGATGTATTCtatagacaggcaacagctttagggaagGACCTCATTCCAATcgtttaggacccacatgaagactgagttgcacatctgttacatatgtgcaagaGGTCCTAGGTCCAGCtcgtgtgtgctctttggttggtggttcagcctgTGAAagcctccaagggtccaggttagttgattctgtttgtctttctgcagAATTTTTGTCCTTTTTGTGGCCCTCAAtctttcctccaactcttctaTAAAGGTTCCCAAGATCCATCCAATGTTTaggtgtgagtctctgcatcccTCTGAATCAGCTGCTGGGCAGAGCCACTTAGAGGACAGCTAttctagattcctgtctgcaagcataacagtatcattaataatgttaggGATTGGCACTTGCCTATAGGATAGGTCTCTAGTTTGGTGGGTTATTACTTGGCCATCCCCACAGACTCTGTTTCATCCCTTGTTCCTGCAatttttgtagacaggataaattttgggtcaaaagttttgtgggtgggttggtgtccttattacTTCACCAAAGTTCCTGCCAGGTTAcagaaggtggcctcttcaggttccatatccccagtgctgtgagttacagctaaggtcactcccattaATTCTTGGGAGCCtccacttcccaggtctctggcatgtccttgaGGTGTTCCCCACACACATCAATCAGtagcatatttccattcattcttatgGCTATATGAccatcttttctgtctctccccatTCTAGATTCTGAACCTTTCCATctccttcccatcccctctcccacccaggttcctcccttcatctgcctactatgactattttattcccttttctaagtgagattaaagtatccttgcttgggccttccttcttggttAACTTCTTgggggtctgtggagtgtagtatgggtatcctgtattttatggctaatatccacttataaatgagtgcatacaatgcatgtcattttgggtctgggttacctcactcaggatgatattctcaaattccatccatttgctcaCAAAATTCATAGCTCTAGTTGGGTGGGTTATTACCTGGCTATTCCCACAGACTCTGTTCCAAAGATGTCTTTGTCTTTAATATCTGGACAGTAttgcattgtgtacatgtaccacattttctttattcatccttcagttgagggacatctaggttttttccagtttctggctttcATGCATAAAGCTTCTTtgagcatagttgagcaagtgtccttgtgctATAgtaggacatcttttgggtatatgcccagaagtggtatagctgggccttgAGATAAAACTATTCCAAGTTTTCGGAGAAACAATCAAATTGATTACAAGGTGGTTgtaaaagtttgcactcccatcagcaatggaggagtgtttccctggctccacatccttgccagcatgtgccatcagttgagttttgatcttagccattctgatgagtgcaagatggaatctcagacttgttttgatttgcatttctctgatgactaaggactttgaacatttctttaagtgattctcagTCATtcgagatttctctgttgtgaattctctgtttagctttataccacattttaaaacttgttatttggcttgttggtgtctaacttcttgagttctttttaaattttggatattagctctctgtcggatggagggttggtgaagatcttttcctaatctgtgggttgccattttgtcctattgacattgcCCTTTGCTTTATgtaagcttttcagttttgtgagatcctatttatcaattgttgatctaagagcctgagctattggttttctgttcaggaagttgtcttctgtaccaatgagttcaaggctattccccttgattagatttagtgtgtctggttttacatagaggtctttgatccacttggacttgagttttgtagcACAAAGTCTGTACCTGCATTGTGACTCTACATGAAATGGAACAATTGGTTGCTCCTTATTTTCAGCACCATTTCTATGTATCTCTTTCACTTAAATCTTATTTCATTGTCCTTTCATGCAAACTCAGAATGAGTTTATTGATGTCTACACATGAAAAACCCACTCACCTATGCTATGAGAATGGATTTTTTTGATAAATTTGGAGAAAAGAACTGTTGTtagtattttgaattttatgttgCCTGCATACTTGTGTCTAAGTGTGCATGTACCAAGGCAAGTAGAGGACTTTGGGTGTCCTGTTTTATCACTCTGCTTTAATCCCTTGAGATGGAACCTCAAGTCCGATGTTTCATCCTGGCTAAATTGCCAGTGAGCTCTTGAGATCTGTATGTAACACTTTAGTTATGACAGCTGTAGCTGGGGATTCAAATTTAGAGAAAAAAGTGCTTTTATTTAGTGAGGCATCTCCCTGGCAGTGTTATCTGGTCTAAAAACATATGCTTTTCCATTCCTTCAAAATTTTTTTCACCATAATTTTTACAGCTTTCAGCATAATGTATGTTTTTTTGTTAGATACACCAAAAGTATatcatcttcttttatttatttacttttattgtattattttgtttttatgggtgttttgcttacatttaAGTCTGTGTAAGATGTGCATGCTGCATCCCTATGGAACTAGATAAGGCCATCAAACcctcaggaactggagttacaggtgatttaAGTTGCCATGAGGGTGCTGACAACCaaaccctggttctctggaagagcagctacttCTTAGATTTTGAGTCATCTTTCTAACCcctagtattttatttctttggaatgATTGTGAAAGTGACTGTGTGTTTTATGTGGACTTACCTACTCTTACTTACCTTAGAAATGTACCCaaatctttgtttatttttcttgtatcttaCAAAGGTTTTTGCATTAACACAAAAAAGTTGGGCATGGCCACAGGTGCAATAACTCCAGcactggagacagagagaggaagactcCAGGAGCTCTCTAGCCAGTCAGTCTAGACATAACAGGGAGCTTTAGGTTctaaaagaaatcctgtctcgaaataATAAGGTACAGCAAGAAATCAGGACGCCTGATGTCCACCTGTTGCCTCTGCTGATGCACACATTGCATACTTCTAGTGAAAACACTAAAAACcatgattttcatttaaaaattttaaatcacattcaattttgaTATCATACATAAGTTATTTTAATATAGAGACATCAAATGCAAAATgtactcattttaaaattcagaatgacaaaatatctatttttgtgcaaaatgtgtgtttttatggTAGACATAATATTCAAGGAGGTAGTCCAAGACTACAATAAAGAGGGAAGTATAATCATCTACACCtaaagaaaatcagtaagaaaaaAGAGTTTACATAGAGTTGCATCATGTTTTCCAAATAATACTTAGATTTTTAAAGTACTGTTATTGTTTTCTCAAACCACTTTTTTTTCACAGCCTTATCAAGAAGCTCACCCTatgaatatatgtaaatacataactGACCTGTCTCTACAAGGCTACCAGTTTAAATTAGTTCCTGTCTGCTTTTCACAGACTGGAAGTATTGTTGCTATCTAGTCCCCCTGAAACAGTGGTTCTTCATCTGTGCGGAAATGCTATAGAAAGAGAAGGCTAGATAATAAAGTCTTAAGCCACATGCATTGGCTGTGTGCCACCTCCACCCTCCTATAGGGTTAGGCATTTGAGACAAATATTCATTGAACACATTACATTAACTAACTATATGGTCATatgtggggcactgagctgagagacaaccaggtgtcttgTCGAACGAGCTTCTGAACCCCAGAGAACCctttagggacggtaggatgttcagctctgttcctggccccctggctctctcagcttccgcccttcacagcccctcccacagagagattGAGAGGTCTACGCCCAGACCatcgggtcacgtaggaatggtgccccaggctctcctcacatgcatataaggcatccccaaaaacctcagactaagccaatgaggttacctgttgctaaaaccttcacccaccccaaactgtatatattgagcttaattgagaagtaaagggcacacaagaaccatcctgttgtctgagagcttccatcgtggaccctcccctcttcgaCAGCTAGCcagctccagagctgttaacactgggcaagggatcTACCACCTTTCCCGGCTACCTGGCCAGCACTTCccagcttagcaaagagctgtaacacttcagaacccGCCAGTTCCCCAAGAGAATCTTCGGAGCACTCCTTTTTCTGCTACCTAGCCAGCACTTCCCGGcctagcaaagagctgtaacacttcggAACCCGCCggctctcccggaacctgcctgggacgccaggctgcctccttgtcagctagttgGCTCCTTATAGGCCTAGCCCGAGCCTGGACCGGTTCATCGGTTCATTGtggagagacaggggcaacacctgggagagaccagtcAGCGACAGGGcaccagaggcagcagcaggggcagtcAATCTCCCCCCCTGCTAGCACCCTGTCCCTAGCCGGGAGATtgtcatgggacaccctccagaataAGGGTTCTAcagtcataaatattttaaaataaatgataccatttatttatttgtttaattattacAACTGTAGAGTTCTCCAAATTTGTATATGGCAATATCTCTTTTATGTTGGATTCTAGAGCATTGTTCCAGTGGGAATTTTGAAAAAAGCTATCACCTTTTCTGCGAATGAAGAATGGAAGAGATTAAGAACACTGTTGTCTCCAACTTTCACCAGTAGGAAGCTCAAGGAGGTAATGAAGTAATAAGCTTTTCATTGGAAACATGAGGAACAGATATGGGGACAGGTAGAATGGAGAATCACAGTCCTTTTCCAGTCAGTGTCCTCTGAGTTGAAACCTCCTAACAATGGCATTTTGTGTTAATGTGACTTCTTGATTCATCCTTGGGAAGGTTGTGTTCAATGGGAATTAAACCTTCTTATCTCACAAcagataatattttgttttgcatGCAGATGTTCCCCATCATTAACCAGTATGCAGATTTGTTGGTGAAAAACATAAGGCACGAAGCAGAAAAAGGCAATCCCATCACCATGAAAGAGTAAGTACCAGCACAGTTGTTGGGTGCTAGGCTGttgcattagttatttttctgttgctttgataaaattcTCCAAGAACGGCAACTGAAAAGAGAAAGGCCCTATTTTGACTTACATTTCCAGGGAGATACAGTCCCTAATGGCAAGAAAACATATTGTCAGAAACAGGAGGCTAGCTGATCACACTGCGTCTAACACTCAAGAAACAGGAATCCCAGCCTATAAAGATTCAAGATCTAGTTGTAGCAACCTACTTCCTCTAGAGAGGCTCTGCCTCCTAAAGTTCAGAACTTTCCCAGAAAGTACCATGTGCTCAGAACCAAGCCTCAAACATGTGAatctatgggggacattttatattcaagtAACCCCATAACTGCCTGCTTGGAATCTGGAGTTCACAATGTTAAGTCACCTCAGGAACCAGATAGGAGTGAGATGTTGGTGTTACAATTGATTACAACAACTTGGGCTTCTGCTGGGGTTGAGACCAGAGGAAAGTGGAGACTTTCTTGTATCAATGTTATGACTGCAATAGGCTATCCAAAAAAAGCATCTCCTTGGAAAAAGTAGGGTGATGTCTAAGTTTGGGTTTTATGGCTTTGAGGAGACATACTGTGGtactgtgaaaggcagcctggttcctggttgagctaatGCTAGAAACCCCAGAAACCCTGAAGGGAcggtaggtgttttgcctgttcTTAGGCACCAGGCCCCCGTCACTAGCCTCAGCCCTCCATAGCTTTGTGGCCGTCAGTGATGTAAGGACAATGCCCTTACATGGAGGATGTGACCTGAGGTCCAGTAGGCTCAAgaaagatctccattttaatgaggtacttaAAGGCCTggaggcttagccaataagctttccttcccagacactcctccctgaaaaaggtatttaacctcaggacTACCCTGAGAAGTGAGGTATgcttttactcatccactttctgcactgacaataaatgccttaaaatcagggactgcctcttttcatcgaGAACCCccgtggggagccatggagaaggcctttgcctatgGAGCTACCATCTggtctcccatagaaggcctctttCGTGCTCCCAGCCATGGCCATCACCAAGCCCAAGCCAAGACAACCATCACTGACAAGCCAAAGACTATCCCTGTGGAACCAGCTGGAGTGCCCCTCCTCCACCCTTTAGCCCCTGGGCCAGATCCAGCCCACTGGCCGCCACTTCATTCTCAGCTTTTCTGCGGCTCCCAGTGACACCTGGGTGTctgagagcctgagaaccaggcAGCCTTGGCCTTGTCACAGGCCCAGGGATGCCCCTGACCCCAAGTCGACTTCGGCTGTCCCATGTCAGACTGTGCTTCCAACCACTAGAGCAGTGTCCCGTGGCTTACTTATGGCCCAACACCCGCCTGGCCACAATGTGGAGAAAACATGGTCAACTTCCCGtgtcctgcctcctgagtggctgAGCCCTATGGCAGAGCAGACGCGGGACCCCAATTAACCTTACAGACCATGGCAACTCCTTTTTTTGAatttctctccctttttattgattattttatttatttatatttcaaatgtttcttcctggtttctcctctgcagccccctatgacatcccccttcccctgcctctatgagggtgctcccctaccaaCCCAATCCTGCCTTACCTttctagcattcccctattcTGGGCCATTAAGCATCCACAGAACCAAAGGCCTCCCATTGATGCTACATACATAAgaagttggagccatgggtccctccatgtgtattctttggttggtggtttagtccctgggagctctgggggttccagttagttaatattgttgttcttcttatggggttgcaatccccttaagctccttcaatccttcccctaactcctccattagggtcccagtgctcaatccaatggtttcTTTCGAGCATCTGCATTGgtgttggtcaggctctggcagagcctgtcAGGGAACAGctatgcaaggctcctgtctgcaaacacttcttggcatcagcaatagtgtctgggtttggtgtctgcagatgggatggatccccatgtgggacagtctctggatggtcttccttcagtctctgttccaatggttgtccctgtatttcctttaaacaggaacaattctgggttaaaatttttgggATGAGTGGGTGGCTTCATCTCTCAACctggggccatgcctatccactggttatggtctctacaggttctctctcccctttgttaggtattttgtCTAATATCCCATTTGgctcctgggaacctcttgcttccctggcacctgggactttctagtggctatcccaAGTTCCTCATCGCCCCACTGTTACACACttccattcaatttcctgactctttgtacttctcccctgtctcctctcacacctgttccttcccccctcctttaTCCCTCACagattccttcctccctctaccttccatgattattttgttcccccttctaagtaggactgaagcatccatactttattcttccatcttcttg
This portion of the Arvicanthis niloticus isolate mArvNil1 chromosome 24, mArvNil1.pat.X, whole genome shotgun sequence genome encodes:
- the LOC143438251 gene encoding cytochrome P450 3A25-like, encoding MQADMVLDRFYEGRQPILAIMDPDIIKTVLVKECYSTFTNHQSIVPVGILKKAITFSANEEWKRLRTLLSPTFTSRKLKEMFPIINQYADLLVKNIRHEAEKGNPITMKEAVSRGLLMAQHPPGHNVEKTWSTSRVLPPEWLSPMAEQTRDPN